The sequence CACGACGGCGCCGCCGGCGACATAGAGCACGATCTGGGAGAAGTTGTAGCCCTCGTTCTTCAGCGCCCGGACGGTGGCGACCAGCATCAGCCAGACCAGCGAGACCGGGATGAGGACCTTCCAGCCCAGCTTCATGAACTGGTCGTAGCGCACCCGGGGAAGGGTGCCGCGCAGCCAGATGAAGAAGAACAGCAGCAGCTGCACCTTGACCGTGAACCAGAGCAGCGGCCACCAGCCGTGGTTCGCGCCCTCCCAGAACGTGGAGATCGGCCAGGGGGCCCGCCAGCCGCCCAGGAAGAGCGTGATCGCGACCGCCGAGACGGTGACCATGTTGATGTACTCGGCGAGCATGAACATCGCGAACTTGATGGACGAGTACTCGGTGTTGAAGCCGCCGACGAGGTCGCCCTCGGACTCCGGCATGTCGAAGGGCGCACGGTTGGTCTCGCCCACCATCGCGACGATGTAGATGATGAAGGACACCGGCAGCAGCAGGACGTACCACCTGTTCTGCTGCGACTCCACGATGGTCGACGTCGACATCGACCCGGAGTAGAGGAACACCGCCGCGAACGACATCCCCATGGCGATCTCGTACGAGATCATCTGCGCGCACGAGCGGAGCCCGCCGAGCAGCGGATAGGTCGAGCCGGAGGACCAGCCGGCCAGCACGATGCCGTAGATACCGACCGAGGCCGTGGCCAGGATGTAGAGGATGCCGATCGGCAGGTCGGTGAGCTGCATCGGGGTGCGGACGCCGAAGATGGAGATCTCGTTGCCGGCCGGGCCGAAGGGGATCACCGCGATCGCCATGAAGGCCGGGATGGCCGCCACGACCGGCGCGAGGATGTAGACCACCTTGTCGGCCCGCTTGACGACCAGGTCCTCCTTCAGCATCAGCTTGATGCCGTCGGCGAGGGACTGCAGCATCCCCCAGGGGCCGTGCCGGTTGGGGCCGATGCGCAGCTGCATCCAGGCGACGACCTTGCGTTCCCAGACGATCGAGAACAGCACCGTCAGCATCAGGAACGCGAAGCAGAAGACCGCCTTGATGACGACCAGCCACCACGGGTCGCGGCCGAACATCGACAGGTCTTCCTGCGCCAGCGCGCTTCCGGTGGCGGCGAGTTGACCGAGCTGCATCATGCGTCCACCTCCTCGGCCGGCTCCGGGGTGCCCGGGACGGCGGAGATCTTCACCAGGTCACCGGGTTGCGCCCCGGTGTCGGCGGCGATGCCACCGCCCGTCGAGTTGAGCGGCAGCCACACCACCCGGTCGGGCATCGGCGTGACCTGGAGCGGCAGGCGGACCGGGCCGGCCGGTCCGGTGACCGCCAGCAGGTCTCCGTCCTTGACCCCGGTCTCCTGCGCGGTGACCTGCGACAGCCGGGCAACGGCGGCGTGCCGGGTGCCGGCCAGCGCCTCGTCGCCCTCCTGGAGCAGCCCCTGGTCCAGCAGGAGCCGGTGTCCGGCGAGCACCGCCTCGCCGGGTTCGGGGCGGGGCAGCGGGCGTCCGCTCTCCCGGGGCTCGCCCGCGTGCGGACCGTCCCAGCCGCCGAGCCGGTCCAGTTCGCGGCGGACCGCGCGGATGTCGGGCAGCGCCAGATGGACGTCGAGGGCATCGGCGAGCATGTGCAGCACCCGGGCATCCGGCAGCAGGTGCCGGCGGGTCATCTGGTCCGGCTTGAGGGCGGCCTCGAACAGCCGCGCCCGGCCCTCCCAGTTGAGGAAGGTGCCGGCCTTCTCGACCACGGCCGCCACCGGGAGGACCACATCCGCCCGGTCGGTGACCTGCGAGGGCCGCAGCTCCAGGCTGACCAGGAAGCCGACCTCGTCCAGGGCTGCCAGCGCACGCGCCGGGTCCGGCAGGTCGGCGGCCTCGACGCCCGCCACCAGCAGGGCACCGAGCTCGCCGGTCGCCGCCGCCTCGATGATCTGGCCGGTGTCCCGGCCGTGCCGGTGAGGCAGCGCGGCCACGCCCCAGACGGCCGCGACCTCGTCGCGGGCCCGCGGGTCGGTGGCCGGCCGGCCGCCGGGCAGCAGGCCGGGCAGTGCGCCCGCCTCGACGGCGCCGCGTTCGCCCGCCCGCCGGGGGATCCACACCAGCCGGGCGCCGGTGGCCGTGGCGGCACGGACGGCGGAGGTCAGGGCGCCGGGCACGGCCGCCAGCCGTTCGCCGACGACGATCACCGCGCCGTCGGCCCGCAGCGCCTCGGCCGCCGCCTGCCCCTCGCCCTCCAGCCCGACGCCGCCCGCGAGCGCGTCCAGCCATTCGGTCTCGGTGCCGGGCGCGGCCGGCAGCAGCGTGCCGCCCGCCTTGATCAGCCCGCGGGAGGCGTAACCTGCCAGCCCGAAGGTGCGCTGTCCGCTCTTGCGGTGCGCCTTGCGCAGCCGCAGGAAGACGCCGGGCGCCTCCTCCTCGGCCTCGATACCGGCCAGCAGGACGGCCGGCGCCTGCTCCAGCGCGGTGTACGTGACGCCGCTGCCGTCCACATCGCGGCCCCGCCCGGCGACCCGGGACGCCAGGAACTCGGCCTCCTCGGCGCTGTGCACCCGTGCCCGGAAATCGATGTCGTTGGTGTCCAGCGCGATCCGGGCGAACTTGGCGTAGGCGTAGGCGTCCTCGACGGTCAGCCGGCCGCCGGTCAGCACTCCGGTGCGCCCCTTGGCGGCGGACAGCCCGCGGGCCGCCGCGGCCAGGGCCTCGGGCCAGCTCGCCGGCTCCAGTTCACCGGACTCCGGGTTGCGTACGAGGGGCTGCTCCAGCCGGTCGCGCAGCTGCGCGTAGCGGAAGGCGAACCGCCCCTTGTCGCAGATCCACTCCTCGTTGACCTCGGGATCGTTCGCCGCCAGCCGCCGCATGACCTTGCCGCGCCGGTGGTCGGTACGCGTCGCACAGCCGCCCGCGCAGTGCTCGCACACCGAGGGCGAGGAGACCAGGTCGAACGGGCGGGAGCGGAAGCGGTACGCGGCGGAGGTGAGCGCGCCGACCGGGCAGATCTGGATGGTGTTGCCGGAGAAGTACGACTCGAAGGGGTCGCCCTCCCCCGTGCCGACCTGCTGGAGGGCGCCGCGTTCGAGCAGCTCGATCATCGGGTCGCCGGCGATCTGGTTGCTGAAGCGGGTGCAGCGCGCACACAGCACGCACCGCTCGCGGTCCAGCAGCACCTGGGTGGAGATCGGCACCGGCTTGGCGAAGGTGCGCTTCTTGCCCTCGAAGCGCGA is a genomic window of Streptomyces sp. Edi2 containing:
- the nuoH gene encoding NADH-quinone oxidoreductase subunit NuoH, which codes for MQLGQLAATGSALAQEDLSMFGRDPWWLVVIKAVFCFAFLMLTVLFSIVWERKVVAWMQLRIGPNRHGPWGMLQSLADGIKLMLKEDLVVKRADKVVYILAPVVAAIPAFMAIAVIPFGPAGNEISIFGVRTPMQLTDLPIGILYILATASVGIYGIVLAGWSSGSTYPLLGGLRSCAQMISYEIAMGMSFAAVFLYSGSMSTSTIVESQQNRWYVLLLPVSFIIYIVAMVGETNRAPFDMPESEGDLVGGFNTEYSSIKFAMFMLAEYINMVTVSAVAITLFLGGWRAPWPISTFWEGANHGWWPLLWFTVKVQLLLFFFIWLRGTLPRVRYDQFMKLGWKVLIPVSLVWLMLVATVRALKNEGYNFSQIVLYVAGGAVVLLLISLLVDFFRRAEKEETGGDGAFDPMAGGFPVPPLPGQSLPPVPRRRPRRERELIVSGGADTVSDGIGNDGKGGDGA
- a CDS encoding NADH-quinone oxidoreductase subunit G, which produces MTVTTNAPTGGGEAAVPPEDLVTLTIDGIEISVPKGTLVIRAAELLGIEIPRFCDHPLLDPAGACRQCIVEVEGQRKPMASCTITCTDGMVVKSQLTSPVAEKAQRGVMELLLINHPLDCPVCDKGGECPLQNQAMQVGDPESRFEGKKRTFAKPVPISTQVLLDRERCVLCARCTRFSNQIAGDPMIELLERGALQQVGTGEGDPFESYFSGNTIQICPVGALTSAAYRFRSRPFDLVSSPSVCEHCAGGCATRTDHRRGKVMRRLAANDPEVNEEWICDKGRFAFRYAQLRDRLEQPLVRNPESGELEPASWPEALAAAARGLSAAKGRTGVLTGGRLTVEDAYAYAKFARIALDTNDIDFRARVHSAEEAEFLASRVAGRGRDVDGSGVTYTALEQAPAVLLAGIEAEEEAPGVFLRLRKAHRKSGQRTFGLAGYASRGLIKAGGTLLPAAPGTETEWLDALAGGVGLEGEGQAAAEALRADGAVIVVGERLAAVPGALTSAVRAATATGARLVWIPRRAGERGAVEAGALPGLLPGGRPATDPRARDEVAAVWGVAALPHRHGRDTGQIIEAAATGELGALLVAGVEAADLPDPARALAALDEVGFLVSLELRPSQVTDRADVVLPVAAVVEKAGTFLNWEGRARLFEAALKPDQMTRRHLLPDARVLHMLADALDVHLALPDIRAVRRELDRLGGWDGPHAGEPRESGRPLPRPEPGEAVLAGHRLLLDQGLLQEGDEALAGTRHAAVARLSQVTAQETGVKDGDLLAVTGPAGPVRLPLQVTPMPDRVVWLPLNSTGGGIAADTGAQPGDLVKISAVPGTPEPAEEVDA